One Leptolyngbya ohadii IS1 genomic window carries:
- a CDS encoding HlyD family secretion protein: MLKPNSVPLLRPAKTDEFLPPANRWVMRGGMVLLGGLTLAGVLMAIVPYRVTVRAEARVRPDGDVRLVQAPLQGTIERLEVRENQAVQQGDIIARLDRESLDAQKRQTEGSIQQLQLQLGQLEAQDRLLGSQIVAQSRSIGQEVAVTRAELDRQQREYNTQQVTTQADLAEAEAALEFAQSEVQRYEDLASSGSISQLQLEEKRSAARIAVARVNRARAALDPSNAPVSIAQERIAQAQANGQATLATLNREREALRRQRSELQTQLLQAQQTLRQVDQQLQNSAIRATSNGIILRLNLQNAGQVVQAGEPIAEISPQGTPLVIKAAVPPRSIARLQIGQTAFLRVSACPYAEFGVLKSTVTGISPDAVTGNSGVNPAPGNNPASGSSVSRYYEVTLRPEQPALTRDNRQCALQSGMEAEARIVTQSQTLLQFLARKIRHE, from the coding sequence ATGCTGAAGCCAAATTCAGTTCCCCTCCTGCGTCCTGCTAAAACCGATGAGTTTCTGCCCCCTGCAAATCGTTGGGTGATGAGGGGTGGCATGGTTCTACTGGGGGGATTAACGCTGGCGGGAGTACTCATGGCGATCGTGCCCTATCGAGTGACGGTGAGAGCAGAGGCGCGGGTGCGTCCAGATGGCGATGTGCGGCTGGTTCAGGCTCCGCTACAGGGGACGATCGAACGATTGGAAGTTAGGGAAAATCAGGCAGTTCAACAGGGCGATATCATTGCAAGACTCGATCGCGAATCGCTCGACGCGCAAAAACGCCAGACCGAAGGCAGTATCCAGCAGCTTCAACTGCAATTGGGTCAGCTTGAGGCTCAGGATCGCCTGCTGGGAAGCCAAATTGTTGCCCAGTCCCGATCGATCGGTCAGGAAGTGGCTGTCACCCGTGCAGAACTCGATCGGCAGCAGCGGGAGTACAACACGCAGCAAGTGACCACCCAGGCAGACCTCGCCGAAGCCGAAGCCGCCCTGGAATTTGCCCAGAGTGAGGTGCAGCGGTACGAAGACCTTGCCAGTTCAGGCAGTATTTCCCAGCTTCAGCTTGAGGAGAAGCGATCGGCGGCTCGGATTGCAGTGGCGCGAGTGAACCGGGCTAGGGCTGCTCTTGATCCCAGTAATGCCCCTGTTTCGATTGCTCAGGAGCGAATTGCTCAGGCTCAGGCAAATGGACAGGCGACGCTTGCCACCCTGAACCGGGAACGAGAGGCATTGCGACGGCAGCGATCGGAACTTCAGACCCAGCTTCTACAGGCACAGCAAACCCTGCGACAGGTCGATCAGCAGCTTCAAAATAGTGCAATTCGGGCAACCAGCAACGGCATTATCCTACGGTTAAATCTCCAGAATGCAGGTCAGGTCGTGCAGGCAGGAGAACCGATCGCCGAAATCTCTCCGCAGGGAACCCCGCTCGTGATCAAAGCAGCCGTTCCCCCCCGATCGATCGCCCGGCTCCAGATTGGACAAACTGCCTTTCTGCGCGTGAGTGCCTGTCCCTATGCCGAGTTTGGCGTCCTTAAGAGTACCGTTACGGGGATTTCACCCGATGCCGTCACGGGAAATTCTGGCGTGAATCCGGCTCCTGGAAACAATCCTGCCTCTGGCTCCAGTGTGTCGCGGTACTATGAAGTCACGCTGCGTCCTGAACAGCCTGCTCTGACAAGGGACAACCGACAGTGTGCGCTACAGTCTGGAATGGAAGCAGAAGCCCGGATTGTCACCCAATCCCAAACATTACTTCAGTTCCTTGCCAGAAAAATAAGACATGAGTAG